The Marinobacter sp. ANT_B65 genome has a segment encoding these proteins:
- the ampE gene encoding regulatory signaling modulator protein AmpE gives MILVVFLIAYLVRRRLDSLNAISSDALWRRWFRRGSKVKAGSESGISVGLFLVALPAILAAVCVYILSMYGWRITAYPLEIFVLVLMMGMPGWRQSVESYADAWQRGDMQAAWHHIQKRLPAAERGAAASPEVMHLSLSRALMMAAFERFFLVAFWYVVGGIGVAIFVRGLVALSEQWPQAAARPRYLKACEWVSWIPARLLALTFGIAGDLSGWLAEARQAIAETTKNTSEVLMIAANGSLTGYALDPARFSRVHLDEWAGFGGRSLNAVRDLLNRSMLVWICALALMVIAGVV, from the coding sequence ATGATTCTGGTGGTGTTTCTGATTGCCTACCTTGTGCGGAGAAGGCTTGATAGCCTCAATGCCATTTCCAGCGACGCACTCTGGCGGCGCTGGTTTCGCAGGGGCAGTAAAGTTAAAGCCGGCTCTGAATCAGGTATTTCAGTTGGTCTGTTTCTGGTGGCGTTGCCCGCAATTCTGGCGGCTGTGTGTGTGTATATTCTATCGATGTACGGCTGGCGGATTACTGCGTATCCACTTGAAATTTTTGTTCTTGTACTGATGATGGGGATGCCAGGCTGGCGGCAGTCGGTTGAGTCCTATGCAGATGCCTGGCAGAGGGGCGACATGCAGGCGGCCTGGCACCATATCCAGAAGCGCCTGCCTGCAGCGGAGCGTGGAGCTGCAGCTTCACCGGAGGTTATGCACCTTTCACTGTCCCGGGCTCTTATGATGGCGGCCTTTGAGCGTTTTTTCCTTGTTGCATTCTGGTATGTCGTGGGCGGAATCGGCGTGGCAATTTTCGTGCGGGGGCTTGTGGCTCTGTCCGAACAGTGGCCACAGGCAGCCGCGAGACCCAGGTATCTTAAAGCCTGTGAATGGGTGAGCTGGATCCCCGCAAGGCTGCTCGCCTTAACATTCGGAATTGCAGGTGACCTTTCAGGCTGGCTGGCAGAAGCCAGACAAGCCATTGCCGAAACGACTAAAAACACCTCAGAAGTACTCATGATCGCGGCCAATGGGTCTTTAACCGGGTACGCGCTTGATCCTGCCAGGTTTTCCCGGGTTCACCTTGATGAATGGGCTGGTTTCGGCGGCCGTAGCCTGAATGCAGTAAGGGATCTGCTGAACAGGAGTATGCTGGTCTGGATCTGCGCACTGGCGTTAATGGTTATTGCCGGGGTTGTCTGA
- the ampD gene encoding 1,6-anhydro-N-acetylmuramyl-L-alanine amidase AmpD, which yields MKVLRQTGRLASARWCFSPNYGLRPEGAVISLLVVHSISLPPGRFGGPYIEDFFTNSLNPAEHPYFSTIADMRVSAHVLIRRDGAKVQFVSLLDRAWHAGRSSFQGVDECNDFSIGIELEGADDIPYTAEQYRSLAELSAVISSAWPDITNDRITGHCDIAPGRKTDPGPAFDWRDFRVSLQAAQSDIYRKKLTHLAQKGAV from the coding sequence ATAAAGGTCCTCCGTCAAACCGGGCGCCTTGCATCTGCCCGTTGGTGCTTCTCACCGAACTACGGCCTTCGTCCCGAGGGCGCGGTTATCAGTCTTCTTGTCGTTCATAGCATCAGTCTTCCTCCTGGCCGGTTTGGCGGGCCTTATATTGAAGATTTTTTTACGAACAGTCTGAACCCTGCTGAACATCCGTACTTCTCAACCATTGCCGATATGCGTGTTTCGGCTCATGTCCTGATCAGAAGGGATGGGGCGAAGGTGCAGTTTGTCAGCCTGTTGGACAGAGCCTGGCATGCCGGACGTTCCAGCTTTCAGGGTGTTGATGAGTGCAATGACTTTTCTATCGGAATCGAGCTTGAAGGGGCGGATGATATTCCCTATACAGCAGAGCAGTATCGTTCACTGGCTGAATTGTCGGCAGTGATCAGCTCCGCCTGGCCGGACATTACCAATGACCGTATTACCGGGCACTGCGATATTGCCCCTGGCCGAAAGACCGATCCCGGGCCGGCATTTGACTGGCGTGACTTCCGGGTTTCTCTGCAGGCCGCTCAGTCAGACATATACCGTAAAAAACTGACTCATCTGGCCCAAAAGGGAGCTGTGTAA
- a CDS encoding DUF1631 domain-containing protein translates to MKQDNKVVSFSGQKPFSRFDLPPALVRLRDSSGQSLKAVLGRFFERADDALFELADRAGSNKDQTVYFDAMRELRLRRKAMAVSVLQYVSQAFNDIGKFQPRQSGGALDEVDQDSLSLVEHSDLEQQVAIDNLINKLRNRYQSQIQFLSLRVNHLVPGVELSDNQMPLSPEVICGGVADACADLDIDIRAKLVVLKLFDRLLGDTLGDFYQEANRTLISEGILPDAKRGQARTAGNPRAELTASTPVPPSPGRYGAGEDANEQNKLQNHDLVQGGISNATFSELSALLHQRGNSHSTAGSDASGESYLDTDRLMARLSEAQASCGDWDEGEVPSLDQQLQSILQAADGQKTNIGQVDSDVINLVSMLFDFILEDRQLHPVMKALIGRLQIPVLKVALSDKNFFNRGGHPVRKLLNELALSAIGWSEKRAGQRDPLHEKIQSVVSRVLTEFTDNASIFDELLKDFSHFTDLDRRRRELVEQRLRDAEEGRARQERACQVAESLVNDLTSGRDIPESVFVMLNEAWVKYLQWVVLREGEDGARWADASELTGHIVWSVDPQPVDDSTRSDLLRAIPAIVDDFRVALQEISWDPFATDTAIRDLELAHVDVLQRLATASRRRSSPPAAEDAPLAEMRAQPEKRPEPEASASESNDAGIEPPVLSSPVIETPAPEDAEPVSELWLDRADRLRVGAWVELTREENKFRCKLAAVIRATGKYIFVNRSGAKVAEYRRQELAAAMASGAVAMLDDGLIFDRALESIIDNLRSSRTD, encoded by the coding sequence ATGAAGCAGGATAACAAGGTTGTCAGTTTTTCTGGTCAGAAACCGTTTTCGCGGTTTGATCTGCCACCGGCCCTCGTTCGCCTGCGTGATTCATCGGGACAGTCTCTGAAAGCTGTTCTCGGACGTTTTTTCGAACGTGCTGATGACGCCCTGTTTGAGCTTGCAGACCGTGCAGGTTCCAACAAGGATCAGACGGTTTATTTTGATGCTATGCGTGAGCTAAGACTAAGACGCAAAGCAATGGCCGTCTCAGTCCTGCAGTACGTCAGCCAGGCATTTAACGATATTGGCAAGTTCCAGCCGCGACAGTCTGGCGGTGCCCTGGATGAGGTTGATCAGGATTCGTTAAGTCTTGTAGAGCATTCAGACCTTGAACAACAGGTTGCAATTGATAATCTGATCAACAAGCTTCGTAACCGTTATCAGAGCCAGATTCAGTTTTTGTCGTTGCGGGTCAATCATCTTGTGCCTGGAGTTGAGCTTTCTGATAACCAGATGCCGCTCAGCCCGGAAGTGATCTGTGGGGGGGTCGCTGACGCATGCGCGGATCTCGATATCGATATCCGCGCAAAACTTGTTGTATTGAAGCTGTTTGACCGCTTGCTGGGCGACACGCTTGGTGACTTTTACCAGGAGGCGAACCGCACCCTGATTTCTGAGGGCATATTGCCCGATGCCAAACGGGGGCAAGCCCGTACTGCTGGTAATCCCCGTGCTGAATTGACTGCTTCAACACCTGTGCCTCCCAGCCCGGGTCGGTATGGGGCTGGCGAAGATGCAAACGAACAGAATAAGCTTCAGAACCATGATCTGGTCCAGGGCGGCATTTCCAATGCGACTTTTTCTGAGCTGAGTGCACTCCTGCACCAGAGAGGAAATTCTCATTCTACGGCCGGATCTGATGCTTCAGGCGAATCCTACCTCGATACTGACCGGCTGATGGCTCGTCTCAGCGAGGCTCAGGCATCCTGTGGCGACTGGGATGAGGGAGAGGTTCCCTCCCTTGATCAGCAACTTCAGTCTATTCTTCAGGCGGCTGATGGCCAGAAAACCAATATTGGCCAGGTGGATAGTGATGTTATCAACCTGGTATCCATGCTCTTCGATTTTATTCTGGAGGATCGCCAGCTCCATCCGGTAATGAAAGCCCTGATTGGCCGGTTGCAGATACCTGTCTTGAAAGTTGCATTGAGCGACAAGAACTTTTTTAACCGGGGTGGTCACCCTGTCCGCAAGCTACTGAATGAGCTGGCTCTCTCTGCCATTGGCTGGAGTGAGAAGCGAGCTGGTCAACGTGACCCGCTGCATGAAAAAATTCAATCGGTCGTGAGTCGGGTACTGACCGAATTTACAGATAACGCGTCGATTTTTGATGAGCTTCTGAAAGACTTCAGTCATTTTACTGACCTTGATCGCCGGCGTAGGGAGCTGGTAGAGCAGCGCCTGCGGGATGCTGAAGAGGGAAGGGCCCGGCAGGAACGTGCATGTCAGGTTGCAGAGTCGCTGGTGAACGACCTCACGTCTGGCAGGGATATCCCGGAATCTGTTTTCGTGATGCTGAACGAAGCGTGGGTGAAATATCTTCAGTGGGTTGTATTGCGTGAAGGTGAGGATGGTGCGCGCTGGGCCGATGCCAGCGAACTGACTGGCCACATCGTCTGGAGTGTTGATCCTCAGCCGGTTGACGACTCAACCCGAAGCGACCTTCTCAGAGCTATTCCTGCGATTGTCGACGATTTTCGTGTGGCCCTTCAGGAAATTTCCTGGGATCCGTTCGCAACTGATACAGCGATTCGGGATCTTGAGCTGGCGCACGTTGATGTGCTGCAGCGCCTTGCGACAGCGTCGCGCCGCCGGTCATCACCTCCGGCAGCCGAAGACGCACCCCTGGCCGAAATGAGAGCTCAGCCCGAAAAACGGCCGGAGCCAGAGGCTTCGGCGTCTGAGTCAAACGACGCCGGGATTGAGCCTCCGGTGCTTTCCAGTCCTGTCATTGAAACTCCCGCACCTGAAGATGCAGAGCCGGTTTCCGAGCTGTGGCTGGACCGGGCAGACAGACTTCGTGTTGGTGCCTGGGTTGAACTTACCCGTGAGGAAAACAAATTCCGCTGCAAGCTTGCGGCGGTTATAAGAGCTACTGGGAAGTATATCTTTGTCAATCGCAGTGGTGCGAAGGTTGCCGAGTACCGTCGTCAGGAACTGGCTGCCGCTATGGCAAGCGGGGCCGTAGCCATGCTTGATGATGGCCTTATTTTCGACAGGGCCCTGGAATCTATCATTGATAACCTGCGGAGTAGCCGTACAGATTGA
- the nadC gene encoding carboxylating nicotinate-nucleotide diphosphorylase: MNFTERLRQSRIESVAVSLREDIGDGDITARLIPLKKQATGQVITREQATIAGREWVDEVFRQVDSSVSLEWLVKDGDSVSPDQVLFRLKGTARSLLTAERAALNWLQTLSGVATNCAGYAAQVAHTGVRLLDTRKTLPGLRLAQKYAVTCGGCHNHRIGLWDAFLIKENHIAACGSIAKAVDEARRIAPGRPVEVETENLEELEQALNAGADIIMLDEFSMENLHAAVAMNGGRAKLEASGGINANTLVAIAETGVDYISIGALTKDVRAVDLSMRLDSDQLPDSN; encoded by the coding sequence ATGAACTTCACTGAGCGCCTACGCCAGTCACGAATAGAAAGCGTCGCAGTAAGCCTGCGCGAAGATATAGGTGACGGCGATATCACAGCCCGACTGATCCCACTGAAAAAGCAGGCCACGGGGCAGGTAATAACACGTGAACAGGCGACCATAGCAGGACGAGAATGGGTGGACGAAGTGTTCCGCCAGGTAGACAGCTCGGTATCTCTGGAGTGGCTGGTCAAGGACGGAGACTCAGTTTCCCCGGACCAGGTTTTGTTCCGTCTGAAGGGAACAGCCAGAAGCCTTCTGACCGCCGAAAGAGCTGCGCTGAACTGGCTGCAGACTCTATCCGGAGTCGCAACAAACTGTGCAGGCTATGCCGCACAGGTAGCTCATACGGGCGTGCGCCTTCTCGATACCCGAAAAACCCTGCCCGGGTTGCGCCTTGCCCAGAAATACGCGGTGACCTGCGGCGGCTGCCACAATCACAGGATCGGCCTCTGGGACGCGTTCCTAATCAAGGAAAACCATATCGCTGCCTGCGGCTCTATCGCCAAAGCAGTTGATGAAGCCCGCAGAATTGCCCCGGGCAGACCTGTTGAAGTTGAAACCGAGAATCTGGAAGAGCTGGAACAGGCGCTCAACGCCGGAGCCGACATCATCATGCTCGATGAGTTCTCCATGGAGAACCTGCATGCTGCAGTCGCAATGAACGGTGGGCGAGCGAAGCTGGAAGCGTCCGGAGGCATCAACGCAAATACACTGGTAGCCATTGCCGAAACCGGCGTTGACTATATTTCTATCGGAGCCCTGACCAAGGACGTCAGGGCCGTAGACCTGTCCATGCGCCTGGACAGCGATCAGCTGCCCGACAGCAACTGA
- a CDS encoding YqcC family protein yields MNNSGDVSGQIADCLLGVEMELRRLGLWESERPDEDAFRSTEPFCLDTLAFSQWMQFVFLERMKLIIENDHPLPSVSGIAPMAEEYFRGRPESGQRLIRELEAFDQLLSGS; encoded by the coding sequence ATGAACAATTCCGGTGACGTTTCTGGACAAATTGCCGACTGTCTTCTGGGTGTCGAGATGGAACTGCGCCGGCTCGGATTATGGGAGAGCGAGCGCCCTGATGAAGACGCCTTCAGGAGCACCGAGCCGTTTTGTCTCGATACACTGGCATTTTCCCAGTGGATGCAGTTTGTGTTTCTGGAACGTATGAAGCTGATCATTGAAAATGACCATCCCTTACCCTCGGTTTCGGGCATTGCTCCCATGGCTGAAGAGTATTTTCGTGGCCGCCCTGAATCAGGACAACGCCTGATCAGGGAACTGGAGGCCTTTGATCAGTTGCTGTCGGGCAGCTGA
- a CDS encoding ParA family protein — protein MRRVVFNQKGGVGKSSITCNLAAISAARGNRTLVVDLDPQGNSTHYLLGKPASELKDTVADMLEQTVAFKVFNRRPEEFVHATPFENLFVMPSSPELDFLERKLEAKHKIYKLREALKKLGESFDSIYIDTAPALNFYTRSALIAAQRCLIPFDCDDFSRQALYNILNEIRDLQEDHNEELVVEGIVANQFQPRASLPRQLVKELIEEGLPVLPVRLSSSVKMKESHQCRQPLIYMAPKHPLTRQFENLFSVLHGEAVELEPLGD, from the coding sequence ATGAGACGGGTGGTATTCAATCAGAAAGGCGGAGTAGGTAAGTCCAGTATTACCTGTAATCTGGCTGCGATCAGTGCAGCACGCGGAAACCGTACGCTCGTGGTTGATCTGGACCCCCAGGGTAACTCGACGCATTATCTCCTGGGTAAACCGGCCAGTGAACTCAAGGATACTGTTGCAGACATGCTGGAGCAGACGGTGGCGTTCAAGGTATTCAACCGGCGTCCGGAAGAGTTTGTTCATGCTACGCCGTTCGAAAATCTCTTTGTTATGCCCTCCAGCCCGGAGCTGGATTTTCTTGAGCGCAAGCTGGAGGCAAAGCATAAAATATACAAACTCAGGGAAGCGCTGAAAAAACTGGGAGAGTCCTTTGATTCAATCTACATTGATACGGCTCCGGCGCTGAATTTTTATACCCGATCGGCACTTATTGCTGCCCAGCGCTGCCTGATTCCGTTTGATTGCGATGATTTTTCCCGACAGGCGCTTTATAACATCCTTAACGAGATCCGTGATCTTCAGGAAGACCATAACGAAGAGCTTGTTGTTGAGGGGATTGTGGCTAATCAGTTTCAGCCCCGGGCCAGCTTGCCCCGGCAACTGGTAAAGGAGTTGATTGAAGAAGGTTTGCCGGTATTGCCGGTGCGCTTGTCAAGTTCGGTAAAAATGAAAGAATCCCATCAGTGCCGGCAGCCGCTCATATACATGGCTCCGAAGCACCCGCTTACACGCCAGTTTGAAAATCTGTTCAGTGTATTGCACGGTGAGGCTGTTGAGCTGGAACCGCTGGGAGATTAA
- the hda gene encoding DnaA regulatory inactivator Hda yields MEGLADVSSSQLVLGVRLRDDARFDNFHGDRNREAALRLLSVFSEPAGLPVVVVCGDSDTGKSHLLQAACHRAEAEGRSAVCISIAELEPFGPESLAGLDTMDVVALDDLDRVAGKADWEEAVFHLYNRLHDQGRMLVVSLSEVPGSLPFLLPDLVSRLHHGLIVQLGIYRDDDRLKILMARAEQRGLTMTDDVAGFIMRRAPRRLGDLLGILDTLDENSLQAQRRLTIPFVKTVMQW; encoded by the coding sequence ATGGAAGGTCTGGCAGACGTGAGCTCTTCTCAACTGGTTCTTGGTGTAAGGCTTCGGGATGATGCCCGCTTTGATAATTTTCATGGTGATCGCAACAGGGAAGCAGCGCTGAGGTTGTTGTCGGTGTTCAGCGAGCCGGCAGGCCTGCCAGTTGTTGTGGTCTGTGGTGATTCAGATACCGGCAAAAGTCACCTGTTGCAGGCGGCCTGCCATCGTGCGGAAGCTGAAGGGAGATCTGCAGTTTGTATCAGCATTGCTGAGCTGGAGCCTTTCGGGCCGGAATCGCTTGCGGGGCTCGATACCATGGACGTTGTCGCCCTGGATGATCTCGACAGGGTCGCGGGAAAGGCAGACTGGGAAGAGGCCGTTTTTCACCTCTATAACCGGCTGCACGATCAGGGGCGTATGCTGGTTGTAAGTCTCTCGGAAGTTCCTGGTTCCCTGCCTTTTCTCTTGCCGGATCTGGTCTCGCGGCTGCATCATGGGCTTATCGTCCAGCTTGGAATATACCGTGACGATGACCGTCTGAAAATTCTGATGGCCCGTGCCGAGCAGCGAGGGCTGACAATGACGGACGATGTTGCTGGCTTCATCATGCGCCGGGCACCGCGGCGTCTCGGCGATCTATTAGGTATTCTGGATACCCTTGATGAAAACTCGTTGCAGGCTCAGCGCAGGCTTACCATCCCGTTTGTGAAAACGGTGATGCAGTGGTAG
- a CDS encoding DUF2066 domain-containing protein yields MPVSDQIPVFKRLPVLCLAAFCAFMLAIVPAPAAAVTVSGLYSVDVPVSGSGRNALAQGYADGLSRVFVRISGTREVLALEGVQDLLADAESLLLSYQLLRSNTGSSRLRMSFGAVGVNRALASLDAPVWGANRPLTLAWVAVEDRGVRKLVTGDGEGLDNGGDTGVWSSAFARAARERGLPVALPPKEFGGNRELLSDIWGQFTGRVLKSSEGVEHDVLALVRVSRSGGQWRAGWVFEGAKLNSSEESVSADTREALAEVLVDRWAELYANRYAVAAGEVGDLPQVDIVLRGVTSVSDYGKASQALEGLTPIVKVGASRVKGEQLTLRVAFSGELDQLREYVALDSRFVPVEGEVREMKAAEPRPETVSQEDAGATSSEQSVFTYQPSPVDEEDAEQAFESLYQVLYYRWQPAPVIGSDGAQ; encoded by the coding sequence ATGCCAGTATCAGACCAGATCCCGGTTTTTAAGCGGTTACCAGTCTTATGTCTTGCCGCTTTTTGTGCGTTTATGTTGGCCATCGTGCCAGCCCCTGCGGCTGCGGTAACGGTGTCCGGGCTTTATTCTGTCGATGTTCCGGTATCAGGTTCCGGGCGGAATGCCCTCGCTCAGGGGTATGCGGATGGTCTCTCCCGGGTCTTTGTGCGAATTTCAGGTACCCGGGAGGTGCTTGCACTGGAGGGGGTGCAGGACTTGCTGGCAGATGCGGAATCCTTGTTGCTGTCCTATCAGTTGCTTCGGAGCAATACTGGATCTAGTCGTTTAAGGATGTCCTTTGGCGCTGTGGGCGTGAACCGGGCTCTGGCATCTTTGGATGCGCCGGTCTGGGGCGCTAACCGCCCTCTGACGCTGGCCTGGGTGGCAGTGGAAGATCGCGGAGTTCGCAAACTGGTTACAGGTGATGGCGAAGGTCTGGATAATGGTGGCGATACCGGTGTCTGGTCGTCAGCATTTGCTCGTGCTGCCCGTGAGAGAGGGCTGCCGGTAGCTCTGCCGCCAAAGGAGTTTGGTGGAAACCGGGAGTTGTTGTCGGACATATGGGGGCAGTTCACCGGGCGCGTACTCAAGTCTTCTGAGGGTGTGGAGCACGATGTTCTTGCTCTGGTACGCGTCAGCCGCTCAGGTGGTCAGTGGCGTGCAGGTTGGGTCTTTGAAGGCGCAAAGCTGAACAGCAGTGAAGAATCAGTCAGTGCGGATACACGTGAAGCCCTGGCAGAGGTGCTTGTGGATCGTTGGGCGGAACTCTATGCCAACCGCTACGCAGTTGCAGCGGGAGAGGTTGGAGACTTGCCTCAGGTCGATATCGTATTACGTGGTGTAACGTCTGTTTCAGACTATGGAAAAGCCAGCCAGGCTCTTGAAGGCCTGACTCCGATCGTAAAAGTCGGAGCGTCCCGGGTGAAGGGTGAGCAGTTGACGCTGAGAGTGGCTTTCTCTGGAGAGCTTGATCAGCTTCGGGAATATGTTGCGCTGGATTCACGATTTGTGCCGGTTGAAGGTGAGGTCAGGGAAATGAAAGCTGCAGAGCCCCGGCCAGAGACGGTTTCGCAAGAAGATGCTGGTGCGACCTCGTCTGAGCAATCCGTGTTTACCTATCAGCCATCGCCTGTGGATGAAGAAGATGCCGAACAGGCATTCGAATCGCTTTATCAGGTTCTCTATTACCGGTGGCAACCCGCGCCGGTTATCGGAAGTGATGGCGCACAGTAA
- the purM gene encoding phosphoribosylformylglycinamidine cyclo-ligase, with protein sequence MSEQKPSLTYRDAGVDIDAGNELVSRIKETAARTRRPEVLGGLGGFGAMVAIPAGYKEPVLVSGTDGVGTKLRLAMQLGKHDSIGIDLVAMCVNDLIVGGAEPLFFLDYYATGKLNVDIAANVVAGIGQGCELSGCALVGGETAEMPGMYEGDDYDLAGFCVGVAERSEIIDGSKVQAGDVLLALESSGPHSNGYSLIRKILEVSEADLSQSVGDTSLADALMAPTRIYVKNLLQLIRKVDVRALSHITGGGLPENIPRVLPKGTIAAIDTTSWELPPVFQWLKDAGGVASNEMYRTFNCGIGMIVCVPASQKDLALEALKTLGEKAWQVGLIERTEDAETDAEVRYAPGLLSE encoded by the coding sequence ATGAGCGAACAGAAGCCTTCCCTGACATACCGCGACGCAGGCGTTGACATTGACGCAGGCAATGAACTTGTCAGCCGCATCAAGGAAACCGCCGCACGCACCCGGCGCCCCGAGGTTCTTGGAGGCCTTGGCGGGTTTGGCGCCATGGTAGCGATTCCAGCCGGGTACAAGGAGCCAGTGCTGGTATCCGGCACCGATGGAGTGGGAACCAAACTGAGGCTGGCCATGCAACTTGGCAAGCATGACAGTATTGGTATCGATCTTGTGGCTATGTGCGTTAACGATCTTATCGTGGGCGGCGCAGAGCCTTTGTTCTTCCTCGACTACTACGCCACCGGCAAGCTTAATGTCGATATAGCCGCAAACGTGGTTGCAGGCATTGGACAGGGTTGCGAGCTGTCTGGCTGCGCATTGGTTGGCGGTGAAACCGCAGAGATGCCTGGCATGTATGAGGGCGACGATTACGATCTCGCCGGTTTTTGCGTAGGCGTTGCAGAGCGCAGCGAAATCATTGACGGCAGTAAAGTGCAGGCAGGCGATGTGCTACTGGCGCTTGAATCCTCAGGACCTCACTCCAACGGTTATTCACTGATCCGGAAAATACTTGAAGTCAGTGAAGCCGACCTCAGTCAATCTGTCGGCGATACCTCTCTGGCAGATGCCCTGATGGCACCAACCAGGATTTATGTCAAAAATCTGCTGCAACTGATTCGCAAAGTGGATGTGCGCGCCCTGTCTCACATTACCGGCGGCGGCTTGCCGGAAAACATTCCAAGGGTTCTCCCAAAGGGCACCATTGCAGCCATCGACACCACAAGCTGGGAATTACCTCCGGTGTTCCAGTGGCTCAAGGACGCTGGCGGCGTGGCAAGCAACGAAATGTATCGTACCTTTAACTGCGGCATTGGCATGATTGTCTGTGTTCCGGCAAGTCAGAAAGACCTGGCACTGGAGGCTCTGAAAACACTGGGTGAGAAAGCCTGGCAGGTGGGGCTGATAGAGCGTACTGAAGACGCGGAAACAGATGCTGAAGTGCGTTATGCACCGGGGCTGCTTTCAGAATGA
- the purN gene encoding phosphoribosylglycinamide formyltransferase has translation MKADQPTLPKILVLASGSGTNLQALIESSRERDFPGQIVAVGCNRPKAFALERAAQANVETFMVNHEDFSSREEFDAALMAHILRHNPDLIVLAGFMRILTTDFVRAFRGRLINIHPSLLPRHTGLNTHQRALDAGDRIHGVSVHFVTEELDGGPVIAQAEVAVVPEDTAETLAEKVQAKEHLLYPIVVRWFCEGRIQLGGEHIMFDGQALNTPMRLPDN, from the coding sequence ATGAAGGCCGACCAACCAACTCTCCCCAAAATTCTGGTTCTGGCTTCCGGAAGCGGAACCAATCTGCAGGCGTTGATTGAATCCAGCCGGGAACGTGACTTTCCTGGCCAGATTGTTGCCGTGGGATGCAACCGGCCCAAAGCTTTTGCACTCGAACGGGCTGCCCAGGCAAATGTTGAAACTTTTATGGTCAATCATGAGGATTTCAGCTCCCGGGAAGAGTTCGACGCAGCGCTCATGGCTCATATCCTTCGCCACAATCCGGATCTTATCGTGCTCGCCGGGTTCATGCGGATTCTCACAACCGATTTTGTTCGGGCATTTCGCGGCAGGCTGATAAACATACATCCCTCTCTGCTGCCCCGGCATACGGGCCTGAACACCCATCAGAGAGCGCTTGATGCCGGCGACAGGATCCACGGGGTTTCCGTTCACTTCGTAACCGAAGAGCTTGATGGCGGCCCCGTGATCGCTCAGGCAGAGGTGGCAGTAGTCCCGGAAGACACGGCTGAGACTCTCGCGGAAAAGGTTCAGGCAAAAGAGCACCTGTTATACCCGATTGTCGTGCGCTGGTTCTGTGAAGGCCGGATTCAGCTGGGCGGCGAGCACATAATGTTCGACGGTCAGGCCCTGAACACCCCAATGCGCCTCCCGGACAATTGA
- a CDS encoding DUF3108 domain-containing protein — MPLLATVAMLLGTPTKAETGPALFPFEVSYDAVLDKGLSLNGSAKRILTAQGSDVWLYRTDVDSFIADIDESLIFKWEDGQVIPLRYRYRLSGFLIKDRNQSIDFDWKTGVATGEYREKPFRVELKEGTLDPLGFQVQLHQDIRSGMREMEYQVLDRGNIDSERFAVVSDNTRGADSTQSSYLKAEKVRENSQRETLMWFDPDNKYVLVRLLQVEPDGSRYQLELKDVDLGG, encoded by the coding sequence ATGCCACTTCTGGCAACGGTTGCAATGCTTCTGGGCACGCCCACCAAAGCCGAAACCGGCCCCGCCCTGTTCCCTTTTGAAGTGAGCTATGACGCGGTTCTGGACAAGGGGCTGTCACTTAACGGCAGCGCCAAACGCATCCTGACGGCTCAGGGCAGTGATGTCTGGCTATATCGCACTGACGTAGATTCCTTCATTGCTGATATCGATGAGTCGCTGATTTTCAAATGGGAAGATGGACAGGTCATTCCACTCAGATACCGCTATCGCCTGTCGGGTTTTCTTATCAAGGACAGAAACCAGTCAATTGATTTCGACTGGAAGACAGGCGTCGCCACCGGTGAGTACCGTGAAAAACCTTTTCGGGTAGAACTGAAAGAAGGCACTCTCGACCCCCTTGGCTTCCAGGTCCAGCTACATCAGGACATCCGGAGCGGCATGAGGGAAATGGAATATCAGGTTCTGGATCGCGGCAATATTGATAGCGAGCGTTTTGCTGTCGTAAGTGACAACACCAGGGGCGCGGACAGCACTCAGTCTTCTTATCTCAAAGCCGAAAAGGTTCGTGAAAATTCCCAGCGGGAAACCTTGATGTGGTTTGATCCGGACAACAAATACGTACTGGTGCGCCTGCTTCAGGTTGAACCCGATGGCAGTCGCTATCAACTCGAACTCAAGGACGTTGACCTGGGAGGTTAA